In Carettochelys insculpta isolate YL-2023 chromosome 10, ASM3395843v1, whole genome shotgun sequence, the DNA window ACCACAGAAGGGAAGGGGAGTAGGAACACAGACTCTcagtggggcagtgctgggaagCTCACCAGGAGAGGTCTTTGGGAAATCCCAACACAGAACACTTATACTTTtcaaaaatagcaagaagtcctgtggcaccttatagactaacagatactttggagcacaagttttcgtgggcaaagacccgcttcatcagatgcatgggggtggtttcagaggaggatttaaagagggggtctcagtaaagaggAGCAccagacctgacaaggtctattcagacagggtggaaatgacccattagcAGCAgataatgtggagttgtgaacatcaagagaggagaagctgctttggtaatgggccaaccactcccagtctctgttcaatccttggttgatggagcataagctttcatgggcaaagacccacttcatcagatgcatgagtgggagggtctcagagctgcaattcatttgcaaatttgtctccaaaatatctgttagactataaggtgccacaggacttcttgttgtttctgaatatacagactaactcagcttccTTCTGATACTTACACCTTTCAAGCATCTAAGGAAATTcccagagggctgggcaggggtgcCTTTGTTAAACTGGAGTTAAgcctgaaaaaaaatctagcagTGACTTTCGTGGATGTTCTAGTTTGTTGAACAGTCTGGAGCTGAGGTTACACATAGAAAAAGAAATGCCCAGGTGTGCAAATGTACCAGTGAGGTCATTCGAACCAACTAACCCCCCACCAGCCTTCCTGGCTGCCTCTATTTACCTCCCATCTAAGGACTGCTAGGAGAGTCATGTGGGCTGGGCTGAATCTTGGGGTGATAGGACAGTTCCCATCTCCCACAAGGGGAAGCTGCTCAGCTGAGGAGATGGGGGCAGTATTCCCAGTTGGAGTCACTCATTTGCTAGGGAGATGAGCCCCAGAGCTGCAAGCCCGTTGCCCATAAAGCAAAGGGAGCCCCTCAGCCTCTGCTTTTGGAGTCCAGTTCTGCACATACTCCCCACTCCGGAAAGGACCAGGCACTCCCTGTACAGCATGGTCCACAGGCCAGGGCCCACATGCGCCTGAGCACCTGGCCGCACGGGGACAGGCACCCCCCCGCCTAGCAAATCCCCCACAacagccaccaggagctggggtcCAGCTCACGCTGTTGAATTTACAATTTTCAGGGGAATTTAGCTGTGGTGTAAAGGGCCAGATGAGCAGTCCTGCAAACTGGGGCAGCGTGTATCCACTGTCCTAATGGGCAGCAGCAGCGTAATTCtcacacccctccctgccccacagaggcacctcaccccttccttccctctgcaAGGGGAGAGCAGTTGGGCTCCCAGCCCAACAAGGAAGCCAATTCCTGCCCTTAGGCACTGGAAGCTGGACCCTCTGCTCATGTCAGGCGGGGCTGCTGGCTGGTAACACCTCAGTCACTACTGCGATGGGACAGATTGGAGCCCTGACCTCAAGGGACCCCATCCCATAGTGTAAGGGCTGCTCCCATTGGGCAGGCTGCATAGCCACTGTGGGACTAATTGCTCCATCAGCTCTGCGTTTGCTGGGCCAGTTCACGACCCTCTCCAAGCCACAAGCTTTCCCAGGCCCAACTGCTTCATGTGGATCCACTGCAGCATGGCCCTGGGTGCAGGCTGGGCCCTGaactgagaagcagcagcaccaggatTTGTAAGCTCTAGCaatgagaaaagaaaaacaaacagactAGGAGGACGACTCCTTCCTGCCTTTGGACTCTGATGCTGATGCAGATCAGTCACCAGAAGCGGCGTTGCAAGCCAGGGAACCCGAGATACCTGTCCTGGGGTGCGGGTTGGAGAGGTTATTTGTACATATGGAACAGCTGGTGAATGAAAGCTCTCAAAATCCATCCCACCTTCCAGCTTTCatcttctccccttcctcctcctcaccgGAGCTAGGCCTGACTTTCAAAGAGCTGAGCATCCACAGTTCCCACCGACTCCATTGTGGAATCAGACCCTCAGGTGTCTCAGGCTGGTCACCCAAATTCAGAAGCTATTTCTGCAAGCACTGGCCTCATTTGTGGAACTAAGAACCAAACAGCTCTTTCAAGCTAATGCAGCTGTGCCTGATACAACACCCTGTGTCCCAGCCTCACTTCCCCCCTTCACGTTTTTGTCTGTAAATGCTTTGGCTGTGTTCATACAGCACCCAGCACTACACGAGCTGTATGCGCCAACCTTTGGTGCTCCCACAATACACCAGTAGAAGGTCTAGTAAACACTATTCCTCCTTGCCAGCCTCCCCAGTCCCTAGTGGGCAACAGAATAAACACATCCTGGTGTCTCAATAAGCTACTTAAGACCAGGAGACATGAACTGTCCTTCTGAGAGACCAATATACCCAGGATTTTTGCCTCTTGAGTCCCCCCAGTGCATCTTGTTACCCCACCTCCCCTGCGCCTGCCCCTCGTGTGCATCTTGTTACCCCACCTCCCCTGCGCCTGCCCCACGTGTGCATCTTGTTACCCCTCCCCTGCGCCGGCCCCACGTGTGCATCTTGttacccctcccctgcacctgcccctcGTGTGCATCTTGCTACCCCACCTCCCCTGCGCCTGCCCCTCGTGCCCCACGTGTGCATCTTGTTACCCCTTCCCCGCGCACCAGGGAGTCCTGTGGCCCCGCCCCCGCTGGCTCAGCGCCGGACTCTCGTGTCCCGCATTGACCGCCTGGGGGTTGGAAAACAGCCCGCCCCGCTCCGGCAATCTAGCGCGTTCGCCGCAATGCCTCACGGGAGCCGTAGTCCCTGGACGGACACCGCCTGCCCTGGGCCTGACGTTGCAGCCCCCGGCCCGGCGCAAGGCTCTACGGGAATGGTAGTTTCCGACGCCTCCAAGGGGCCTGCGAGGGTGCCCAGGAGCTGAGCGCGGCCGGACTCCGTCTCCCAGGGGGcagcgcggcggggcggggctcgGCCTGGACACCCGGCTCTCGGGGGagtccggggcggggcgggacgggCCCTGCCGCCGGGCCCGGGgccccctgccggccccatgGACGCGCTGCCCGTCAGCGCCGgggagctgctgtgcctggcctccagcctggcctgctccGGCCTCTGCTATTACCTGTACAGGAAGCGGGCCCGAGCGCTGGCCCGGATCCAGgtacctgcccccctcccaccgggaacccccgggagccccccccccccgccccggggcaccccctgctcctctcggggcccctcaccccctctgGCCCCTGCCCCGGGACCCCCTCCCCGCAGGGCTCAGCCAGGATCCCTCCGAGCTGGGAACGCCGCCCGGTGCGCACGCCTGGCCCCTGGCGCCTCCTGCCTTGGCCGTGAGCAGCGCCGGCCACTGCGTGCGAGGCCCCGAGTCGCCGAAGACCAAGGGCACGTGGGGCAGGGTGGCTCCCGCGGGCCGCGTAGGACTGAGGGCTCGAAGATCGGGAGTGGTGTGGAGAAGGCCCCTAAGGAAAACTTATCGACTTGCTCCCCTGGTGCcggaactaggggtcaccaaacggCCTGGGTAGGCAGGAGGCTGAAAACAAGCACAAGGGCGTTTTTCTTCCCGCGGCCAACcggtggaactcctcgccggggGATGCAGTaaaggccaagactttaacagggttcaaaaaaaagcTAGAGAAGTTCGTGGAGGATGGGCCCATCGAGGGCTCTTAGCCGGGATGGGCAGGAAGGGTCtctctagcctctgtctgtcagaggttggaagtggtgacaggggagggatcacttgttctgttcgttccctctgtgGCATCTGGCCTTGGCCGCTGTTGGAAGGTCACACACAGGTCTGGgtgggccattggtctgacccagtatggctgttctcgtGTTCTTACAGGCAGGGGGGGAGATTTGGTGTTTAATGTTCTCCCCTCTCTCAATCCCTCTGGTCGCTCAGTCCCCTCCGCAGTTCTGCTGCGGGACCGCTCACTTCCCACTTGTGCACCTGGGAAAGGTGTGCCATGCTGTGCTTCAGCcgtgcctggccagggctgactgcACAGGGCTGGGTCTCATGTGCCCACTCCTAGGTGAATCGTCTGAGCAGAGGCGCTGCTGGGGACTATACACGTCAGCCAAGCAAGCCCTAGAATGGAAGGAGGGCCGTTCACTTTACAGAACGATGAGATACCAGTGGGGGGCCTCATGCCCTTGAAAAATGCCAGAGTCGCCCTGTCCCAAGGGGCTGCTTGAAAATCCAGCACCTACAGCCAATGTCACAGTGTCAGACCTGGGAGCCAGAGACATCCTAGTGAAGAGGGAGGTACCCACTGGCCTCTGGAGGTGGGGCCCACCCAGGCCTGGACAGAGGgtgttctccccccaccccaggagctgaGTAGCAGCTCAGTGAGATAACCAGTGGCTGAGGTTCACACTCATTGGTGGTTTCTGCTTCCGCAGGAGGCTCCGAAGCTACAGGTGGATGATAGTCTGCCTGAGCGGCTGTCTGCTACCAGTGGCCAGTGCCTGCATTATGTTGCCTTAGAAGGTGAGACCCCCGCACACCTACCCAGCTCAGTGCGCTGGGGCCCATTGCTCAGCGATCATCACAGCAGCGGCGTGTCGTCTCCTGTTGTGTTTGGAGTCTCCACACTAGGAACTGGGGAATTGTGGGCACGGATAGGGCCGGTCTGCAGAGCAACATATCAGGGGGCTCTTCAGTAACACCTCCTGGGTgtcctcccttggccccagaaGGGAGCCCTGCCCCTTGCTGAATCGGCTGAACTCTCGTAGCAGGAGCAAGGATTCATAGTTAAGCAACTGTAGCTCTCCCAGCCCACTAGGCAAACCCAGCCTCCTGCTGTGGCGAATTGTATCCCTGGGGGAATTCTAGAGCTGCTACGCTCTGCTCCCTGAACCACAGTGAGCCTGGCAAAGATCACGCCCTGCCTGCATGATCTTCCATCGCCTTTTCCGTAGGGATTGTCCTGCCAGCAAAAGCGGCTCTGTCCAGCCAGCACCATGAAGAGCTGCGGGGAGTGATCCAGAAACTAGTTCTGAAAGAGCATCGACTGGTCTGGAACAGTCTAGCCCGGAGCTGGTGAGTGGTCATTGGGCCAGGCCGAGGAGTTGGGATaggctggtggtggggaagaCAGGGCCCAAGCAGCAGGCAGTGTGGGAGTGCACACAGGGCCAGCTGACCTGCAGCACGTGTGGCCTGTTCCCTCCTTGGGTGGTGTCCTCTGCAGGCCTGGGGTGGCTTGGAGGTCTGCCTGGGAACCACAGGCTCAGCTGTTTGCTCTCGCTTGGTTGCAGGAACGAAAGCGAGCGGGTGGTTTCGGAGCAGGTGTACACAGTGCCCTTCACCCTGGCATCCGCCAGTGCTGAGGCAGGGACACAGGTGAGCGTAGAAAGCCCCCTGCGGGCTGTCCGGCTGCCCCTGGAGACTGTGTATGAGCACTTCCAGCACCCAACCCACAGTTTCAGAGACCTGATCAGCCACTACCTCAGTGGGGAGAAGCCCAAGGGCCTCCTGGAGACAGAGGAGATGCTGCGAGTGGGGGCCAGCCTGACTGGCATCGGGGAGCTGGTCCTGCATCCAAATGGGGCCCTccgcctgcagcccccagctgacGGGTCCGACTACTTCCTGCACTTGGGGGACTGGCAGGCTCTGCTGGCAGAGATGGAGTCGGTGAGCAGCTTCTGGAAGGGGGCAGCGGTGCTGTGTGGCTTGGCGGGCTTGGCGGTGATCCTGTACACCCTTTGCCGGGCCTATCAGCAGCGCCGGCacaagcaggagcaggaggagcagcggcGGGAGCTTGAGGCCCTGCGGTACAGTGGGGACCCGGCGACCGAGTCTGGGGAGGACACGTCGGAGGATGCCTGTGTCATCTGCCTGACGCAGCCCCGCGAGTGCGTCCTGCTGGGCTGCGGCCACGTCTGCTGCTGCTTCCGCTGCTTCCAGGCCCTGCCGAGCCACACCTGCCCCATCTGCAGGAGTCCCATAGACAGAGTGGTGCCCCTCTACCAGgcctgagggggaggagggactgCAAACTGTACTGGGGAAAGAGCAGTGCAGTCCCTGGCATAAGGTAGCACCACCATGTCTGTAAAACTCCAGCAGCTCGGGGGGCAACGTGCAATCCACAAGAGGGTAGTgacggggtgggggtgagcaTACAACCTTAGGGTGGTAGGAGACTGAGCTTGCAGCACCCCCAAGTGGGGTTTGGGGGGGTGTCCGACCGCCCCACTTCAGTAGCAGTCCATGGTGATGGGTGTGAGTGGCCTGAATTAGCGTCGCTCAGGGTGAAGCTCACGATgattcccctctcctgccagcctcATAGTGCATCTCTTCCCAGCTCCGCCCCGAGAGCCTGATGGGAATGTTTAGtgagcccagggcagcccctgAGCTGCTCTCCCAGGAGGATGGtgtcggggggaggagggggaaatagAGCTGtgcctgctgtggccagggggCAGTTCGAAGGGGGGCTGCGGCCCTGGATGGGAGGAGTGTTTGGGCTCTTGCTAGTTTCCTCTGTGTCTTCCTGGGCCTGGCCCTCTCCATGCTGATCCCAAGAAGAGGCAGAGTGGAGCCCAGCAGGTGAGGTGAGGTGCGGTGTTCCAGCCGGGGCTGGGGAGGTAGCTGGGACGCCGTGCCAAGGGGCTAGATTTTACGCTCGAGTTTATTTTTCTAGCACGTCCTTGTCACCGGTGTCCTGATACCAGGCTGCCAGGGGCGAGAAGGGAGTGCAAGGCTGCTGGGGGTTTGAGGGCAGAGAGGGCCCGCTGGTGGGGCAGGATGCATTGCTTAACTGAACTGCCAGGTCTGATGCTTCCTGGGGTTAGGCTCCCGTGGCCTGTTACCCAGGCAGGTCCACGCAGGGGAAGCGTGCTTGTCTTTTCCCCCCTGGTCTCCTGTGTGAGGTTACTGGATTGCAGAGGCCGCCTCGTCATCCGGATCTGACCCCCGGTTCACACCCACGTGCTGGAGATAGTGCCACAGCTGAAGCATGGGACAGTGGGTCCAGCAGCCATGGCTCCTGACTGCCCCCGGCTGCTGGATCCTGCGGGGAGGACAGCCCTCCGGTCTCCTGCCTAAGCTGGAAGAAGAAAGGAGCCAGAGTGGAGGCCATATCCAAGGACTGGGCTGggacgcatgcacacacacgtacGTGTTGCGTGAAGCTTGTCTGGACTGCGCTGAGCTCCTGCAAACTCcgagctggctggctggagcgCTGCCTCCCTGCCCAGGTGCCCGGAGCTGCTGTGCGATAAATGGCGAGAGCCCCATGAGGGACTCACTGAATCCATGTGGGTTGTTATTTATAAAGCGAAGAGTCAGAGGTTGGGCTTGTGTCTTTCTCTAAGCCTCAGCCTAGTAAGAGAATGGGCTACCTTTTCAGCAGAGGTGGGATCACCTGGACAGGCCCCCCACTGAAGAAACGCGCTCCATGGAGCAGGTCTTTGATGGGCTGCTTTCCCAGCGGGAGAATTACTCATTATGGGTGGTTGCGCTCACCCTACCAAAAAGCAGGAGAGCTAAAGGTGCCCCACTTGCTCATGGTTTTCACGACTGCAGCCCCAGAGGTACAAACAGTTCAACAGCCCCCAAGGCAAACTGGGAATGTGGATGCAACCCCTGTGTGAGGGACAACCCAGCAGGTCTGTTCAATGGCTACTTCAGGGGTGTGAGAGTTTGGCTCACGCAGGTTTAAAGGGCTGGACCCGGacaggcatgctgggaaaagaGCTCTTCTCAAAGGTGACCGTACAGTGAGGAGCATGTCTTTGCTGCACAGTTATGCTGAATGCCTGCATTAGCCTAGCTGAGCCGCGAGCATCCCCGCAGCGAAGCCTTTTCCCCTGCTACTGCACCTCAGTGGTTCTGCACCTGCCCTGtgtgtggctgggagcagagcagaggtgccccaggactctgcTCCAGCCTacagcaggaggcctgggctgTCTGGCGGGGAAAGAGGGTCAGGGTTGTGGGAAGGCCTGGGTGGACATACAAGTGATTTTGCTGGTATCTGCCCAGCAAAGAGGGTGGGTTCCAGCCCCAGTTAAAccaaggccccctgcccctgggtTGTGTAACTAGCTTGGGCTCAAGTCCCACCTGCCATCAGTGGCAGGCACTGGGCTAAAACACAAGGC includes these proteins:
- the LOC142018359 gene encoding mitochondrial ubiquitin ligase activator of nfkb 1-A-like, yielding MDALPVSAGELLCLASSLACSGLCYYLYRKRARALARIQEAPKLQVDDSLPERLSATSGQCLHYVALEGIVLPAKAALSSQHHEELRGVIQKLVLKEHRLVWNSLARSWNESERVVSEQVYTVPFTLASASAEAGTQVSVESPLRAVRLPLETVYEHFQHPTHSFRDLISHYLSGEKPKGLLETEEMLRVGASLTGIGELVLHPNGALRLQPPADGSDYFLHLGDWQALLAEMESVSSFWKGAAVLCGLAGLAVILYTLCRAYQQRRHKQEQEEQRRELEALRYSGDPATESGEDTSEDACVICLTQPRECVLLGCGHVCCCFRCFQALPSHTCPICRSPIDRVVPLYQA